A section of the Suncus etruscus isolate mSunEtr1 chromosome X, mSunEtr1.pri.cur, whole genome shotgun sequence genome encodes:
- the CFP gene encoding properdin: MSCFDLGLEKKPGGHPPFLLPLFALPVSPAPFLPPVPLSLLTLGARPHKARQGYRSPVLNMTSQVEVPRFLLPLLLLLLSLSATGSDPVLCYTQYEEPLATCQGFLGEDVSVEDCCLNAAYAFQKPGSKLCQACRAPQWSPWSAWSTCSVSCLEGSQLRHRRCIGYNGQCPEKVEPGTLQWELQACEDKPCCPEMGSWSDWGPWTPCSVTCSKGTRSRSRKCDHPAPKCGGHCPGEAKKTEACDTKQVCPIHGVWAAWTPWGPCSVSCHGGAHQPLERRSRTCSAPVPSTQPPGKPCPGAAYEQRTCTGLPPCPVAGGWGPWGPMNPCPVTCGLGKIQENRKCDHPVPQHGGPSCSGAATRIHICNMAVPCPVNGEWGLWGQWSTCNRPGTNIDIKCQEIQGQQLRSRSCKGRKFDGQRCSGKLQDIRNCYNIQNCPLKGVWSEWSTWGLCIPPCGPNPIRSRKRICSAVLPKFATTIIAVEGQDEKNLTFWGRPLAQCEMLQGQKLVVEEKRPCLHVPTCKDPADEKL; this comes from the exons ATGTCCTGCTTTGATTTGGGGCTAGAGAAG AAACCTGGGGGCCACCCTCCTTTCCTCCTACCACTCTTTGCCCTCCCAGTTTCTCCTGCCCCTTTTCTACCCCCAGTTCCTCTTTCCCTGCTGACTCTAGGGGCCAGGCCACATAAAGCCAGGCAGGGCTACAGAAGCCCAGTACTCAACATGACCTCTCAAGTGGAGGTCCCTCGGTTCCTTCTGCCACTACTGCTGTTGCTGCTCAGTCTGTCGGCCACAG GTTCAGATCCTGTGCTCTGCTACACCCAGTATGAGGAACCCTTGGCCACATGCCAGGGCTTCCTGGGAGAAGATGTCAGTGTTGAAGACTGCTGTCTCAATGCTGCCTATGCCTTTCAGAAGCCTGGCAGCAAACTCTGTCAGGCATGCAG GGCCCCTCAATGGTCACCATGGTCTGCATGGTCCACCTGTTCAGTGAGCTGTTTGGAGGGATCCCAGCTGCGTCATCGGCGTTGTATAGGCTATAATGGGCAGTGTCCTGAGAAGGTGGAGCCAGGAACTCTTCAGTGGGAGCTGCAGGCTTGTGAGGATAAGCCCTGCTGTCCTG AGATGGGCAGTTGGTCTGACTGGGGACCTTGGACACCTTGCTCTGTTACCTGCTCCAAAGGAACTCGGTCCCGCAGTCGCAAATGTGACCACCCTGCCCCCAAGTGTGGGGGCCACTGCCCTGGAGAAGCAAAGAAGACAGAGGCTTGTGACACCAAGCAGGTCTGCCCCA TACATGGGGTCTGGGCTGCTTGGACCCCTTGGGGCCCCTGCTCAGTCTCTTGTCACGGGGGAGCACATCAACCTCTGGAAAGACGAAGCCGCACCTGTTCTGCACCTGTGCCCTCTACACAGCCCCCAGGAAAGCCCTGTCCAGGGGCAGCCTATGAACAGCGGACCTGCACTGGCTTGCCACCCTGTCCAG TGGCTGGAGGCTGGGGTCCATGGGGTCCTATGAACCCCTGCCCTGTGACCTGTGGCTTAGGCAAAATTCAGGAAAACAGGAAATGTGACCACCCTGTGCCCCAGCATGGAGGCCCATCATGTTCTGGTGCTGCTACCCGGATCCACATCTGCAACATGGCTGTGCCCTGCCCTG TAAATGGAGAGTGGGGGCTCTGGGGACAGTGGAGCACCTGTAATCGTCCAGGCACAAACATTGACATCAAGTGTCAAGAAATCCAAGGTCAGCAATTACGCTCAAGGAGCTGTAAGGGCCGCAAGTTTGATGGCCAGCGATGTTCAGGAAAACTACAGGATATCCGGAATTGCTACAACATCCAAAACTGCCCAT TAAAAGGCGTATGGTCTGAATGGAGTACTTGGGGTTTATGCATACCTCCTTGTGGACCCAATCCCATCCGCAGCCGGAAACGCATCTGCTCAGCTGTGCTCCCCAAGTTTGC AACCACCATTATTGCAGTTGAAGGTCAGGATGAGAAGAACCTGACTTTCTGGGGAAGACCACTGGCACAGTGTGAGATGCTACAGGGACAGAAGCTTGTGGTGGAAGAGAAACGGCCTTGTCTACATGTGCCTACCTGCAAGGACCCTGCGGATGAGAAGCTCTAA